A genomic window from Pseudomonas alcaligenes includes:
- a CDS encoding ATP-NAD kinase family protein: MSVFHLGLIINPLAGLGGPAALKGSDGVAAEALARGAEPRAAERTRIALECLRPVAERLQFLTFPGPMGADLLAELGYAHRVLGSLGEGPTTAADTRAAVRELQDAGCALILFAGGDGTARDVCSAVREEQPVLGIPAGVKIHSAVYAISPRAAGQMALRLIEGGLVRLSSGEVRDIDEAALRDGRVGSRHYGEMCVPVEGEFMQHVKQGGMESEELVLVDLADWLAESWEQGVRYVFGPGSTLHGLAQNLGLETTLLGVDVIENGQVIARDVTEAQLFALVDGQPARLLVTAIGGQGHIIGRGNQQISPRVLRAIGLEHLRVIATKRKLGTLEGRPLLVDSGDPALDEAFPDAVRVWAGYKEELLYPIR; this comes from the coding sequence ATGAGCGTTTTCCATCTGGGCCTGATCATCAACCCGCTGGCCGGCCTCGGCGGCCCGGCGGCGCTCAAGGGCAGCGACGGCGTCGCCGCCGAAGCCCTGGCGCGGGGCGCCGAACCGCGCGCGGCGGAGCGCACGCGCATCGCCCTGGAGTGCCTGCGGCCGGTCGCCGAGCGCCTGCAGTTCCTCACCTTTCCCGGGCCCATGGGCGCCGACCTGCTGGCCGAGCTGGGCTATGCCCACCGGGTGCTCGGCAGCCTAGGCGAGGGCCCGACCACGGCGGCGGACACCCGGGCGGCGGTGCGTGAGCTGCAGGACGCCGGCTGCGCGCTGATCCTGTTCGCCGGTGGCGACGGCACCGCGCGCGACGTGTGCAGCGCGGTGCGCGAGGAGCAGCCGGTGCTGGGCATCCCGGCCGGGGTGAAGATCCATTCCGCGGTCTATGCCATCAGCCCACGCGCCGCCGGGCAGATGGCCCTGCGCCTGATCGAGGGCGGCCTGGTGCGGCTTTCCAGCGGCGAGGTGCGCGATATAGATGAAGCGGCCCTGCGCGACGGCAGGGTCGGCTCGCGACATTACGGCGAGATGTGCGTACCGGTGGAAGGCGAGTTCATGCAGCACGTCAAGCAGGGCGGCATGGAGTCCGAGGAGCTGGTGTTGGTGGACCTGGCCGACTGGCTGGCCGAGAGCTGGGAGCAGGGCGTGCGCTACGTCTTCGGTCCCGGCTCGACCCTGCATGGCCTGGCGCAGAACCTGGGGCTGGAGACCACCCTGCTCGGCGTGGATGTGATCGAGAACGGCCAGGTGATCGCCCGCGACGTGACCGAGGCGCAGCTGTTCGCGCTGGTCGATGGCCAGCCTGCGCGCCTGCTGGTCACCGCCATCGGCGGCCAAGGCCATATCATCGGTCGCGGCAACCAGCAGATCAGCCCGCGCGTGTTGCGCGCCATCGGCCTGGAACACCTGCGGGTGATCGCTACCAAGCGCAAGCTCGGCACCCTCGAAGGCCGCCCACTGCTGGTGGACAGCGGCGATCCGGCGCTGGACGAGGCTTTTCCCGATGCCGTGCGGGTGTGGGCTGGTTACAAGGAAGAGCTGCTGTACCCGATTCGCTGA
- a CDS encoding exonuclease domain-containing protein produces MQQWLVIDLEATTEEGGWPLEDMEIIEIGATLVDAAGHELEPFQRFVRPLRRPCLTTFCRELTHISQAQVDAAAPLAQVWPQFECWLAPHLPRLQGWGSWGDYDRRQLQLEWQRHGLRSVLQDLPHHNLKQRFAESRQLKRAVGLNGALQLTGLQFRGQQHRALEDARNTARLLPLIFTGGG; encoded by the coding sequence ATGCAGCAGTGGCTAGTCATCGACCTGGAGGCCACCACCGAGGAAGGCGGCTGGCCCCTGGAAGACATGGAAATCATCGAGATCGGCGCCACCCTGGTGGACGCCGCCGGCCACGAACTGGAACCCTTCCAGCGTTTCGTGCGGCCGTTGCGCCGCCCCTGCCTGACCACCTTCTGCCGCGAGCTGACCCATATCAGCCAGGCGCAGGTCGACGCCGCCGCGCCCCTCGCCCAGGTCTGGCCGCAGTTCGAGTGCTGGCTGGCGCCGCACCTGCCGCGACTGCAGGGCTGGGGCAGCTGGGGCGACTACGATCGCCGCCAGCTGCAGCTGGAATGGCAGCGCCACGGCCTGCGCAGCGTCCTGCAGGATCTCCCCCACCACAACCTCAAGCAGCGCTTCGCCGAGAGCCGCCAGCTCAAGCGTGCCGTCGGTCTCAACGGCGCCCTGCAGCTGACCGGCCTGCAGTTCCGCGGGCAGCAGCACCGCGCCCTGGAAGACGCGCGCAATACCGCCCGCCTGCTACCGCTGATATTCACTGGCGGCGGATGA
- the rhtA gene encoding threonine/homoserine exporter RhtA — protein sequence MPRPSLLLPIALLVVAMTSIQSGASLAKSLFPLIGPEGTTALRLSLAALILCVVMQPWRTRPNLAAWRSLLGYGLSLGAMNLLFYMSLKTIPLGIAVALEFTGPLALALFGSRRLLDFLWIALAALGLWLLLPNTAADDHLDPLGMGLALGAGVCWALYILFGQKAGAAHGRQTVAFGTLVAAMLVFPVGLWSVGDGLFSLDLLPVALAVAVMSSALPYSLEMVALTRMPARTFSVLMSLEPAIAALSGLIFLSERLSPTQWLAIGAIILASSGAAATIRPRKHA from the coding sequence ATGCCCCGCCCCTCCCTGCTCCTGCCCATCGCCCTGCTGGTGGTCGCCATGACCTCGATCCAGAGCGGCGCTTCCCTGGCCAAGAGCCTGTTCCCGCTAATCGGCCCCGAGGGCACCACTGCGCTGCGCCTGAGCCTGGCCGCGCTGATCCTGTGCGTCGTCATGCAACCCTGGCGCACGCGGCCGAATCTCGCTGCGTGGCGCTCGCTGCTTGGCTACGGCCTGTCGCTGGGGGCGATGAACCTGCTGTTCTACATGTCGCTGAAGACCATCCCGCTGGGCATCGCCGTGGCCCTGGAATTCACCGGCCCGCTGGCCCTGGCGCTGTTCGGCTCGCGGCGGCTGCTGGACTTCCTGTGGATCGCCCTGGCCGCGCTCGGCCTCTGGCTGCTGCTGCCGAATACCGCCGCCGACGACCACCTCGACCCGCTGGGCATGGGCCTGGCCCTGGGGGCCGGGGTGTGCTGGGCGCTGTACATCCTCTTCGGGCAGAAAGCCGGCGCCGCCCATGGCCGGCAGACCGTGGCCTTCGGCACCCTGGTAGCAGCCATGCTGGTGTTCCCGGTGGGGCTGTGGTCGGTCGGCGACGGCCTGTTCTCCCTCGACCTGCTGCCGGTGGCCCTGGCCGTGGCGGTGATGTCCTCGGCGCTGCCCTACAGCCTGGAGATGGTCGCCCTGACCCGCATGCCGGCACGCACCTTCAGCGTGCTGATGAGCCTGGAGCCAGCCATCGCCGCCCTCTCCGGGCTGATCTTCCTCAGCGAGCGGCTGAGCCCGACCCAGTGGCTGGCCATCGGCGCCATCATCCTCGCTTCCTCCGGCGCGGCAGCGACCATCCGCCCGCGCAAGCACGCCTGA
- a CDS encoding saccharopine dehydrogenase family protein, producing MEKDFGVVVLGGYGNFGQVIVRRLSGIAGMRVWVAGRDRAKAEALAAQSGSQALPLDMNAADLVERLRATGAQMVISTAGPFQGQDYRVARAAIEAGMHYADLADARAFVCGIGELDEAARAAGVLACGGASSVPALAGAVIDELLPRFSRLDSIWHGISSSEKTPGASTLAAVLDYCGKPFRQWRDGRWQTVYGWQDLARHDFPAPLGPRWVANCDIPDLELFAARYAGVRSVRFSAGVGLRITQFGTWALSWLVRGSLLRSAVPLTRFLHRRAVSVEPFGDGRSGMFVRLQGLDPQGQPLRLCWELLAEHNDGPNIPCMAAVALARKLAAGTLQARGAMPCLGLLTLGEYLAELQGLAITSALRQL from the coding sequence GTGGAAAAGGATTTCGGGGTGGTGGTGCTGGGCGGTTATGGCAACTTCGGCCAGGTCATCGTGCGCAGGCTCAGCGGCATTGCCGGCATGCGCGTCTGGGTGGCCGGACGCGACCGCGCCAAGGCCGAGGCGCTGGCCGCACAGAGCGGCAGCCAGGCGCTGCCGCTGGACATGAACGCTGCAGACCTGGTCGAGCGCCTGCGTGCCACTGGGGCGCAGATGGTGATCTCCACCGCTGGGCCGTTCCAGGGGCAGGACTATCGGGTCGCCCGCGCCGCCATCGAGGCCGGCATGCACTATGCCGACCTGGCCGATGCGCGGGCCTTCGTCTGTGGCATCGGCGAGCTGGATGAAGCAGCGCGGGCCGCCGGGGTGCTGGCCTGCGGCGGCGCCAGCTCGGTGCCGGCGCTGGCCGGGGCGGTGATCGATGAGCTGCTGCCGCGCTTCTCGCGGCTGGACAGCATCTGGCATGGCATCAGCTCTTCGGAGAAGACCCCGGGCGCCTCGACCCTGGCGGCGGTGCTGGACTATTGCGGCAAGCCGTTCCGGCAATGGCGCGATGGCCGGTGGCAAACCGTGTATGGCTGGCAGGACCTGGCCCGCCACGACTTCCCGGCGCCGCTCGGCCCGCGCTGGGTGGCCAACTGCGATATCCCCGATCTCGAACTGTTTGCGGCGCGCTATGCCGGCGTGCGCAGCGTGCGTTTCTCCGCCGGTGTCGGCCTGCGCATCACCCAGTTCGGCACCTGGGCGCTGTCCTGGCTGGTGCGTGGCAGCCTGCTGCGCAGCGCGGTGCCGCTGACCCGGTTCCTGCACCGCCGCGCCGTGTCGGTGGAGCCTTTCGGCGACGGCCGCAGCGGTATGTTCGTGCGTCTGCAAGGCTTGGACCCGCAGGGGCAGCCGCTACGCCTGTGCTGGGAACTGCTGGCCGAGCACAACGACGGCCCCAATATTCCCTGCATGGCCGCCGTGGCCCTGGCGCGCAAGCTGGCCGCCGGCACCCTGCAGGCGCGCGGCGCCATGCCCTGCCTGGGGCTGCTGACGCTGGGCGAGTACCTGGCGGAGCTGCAGGGGCTGGCGATCACCAGCGCGTTGCGCCAGCTCTGA
- a CDS encoding thiol-disulfide oxidoreductase DCC family protein: protein MALPPHIQAGERVVLFDGVCRLCNGWAKFLIRHDRERRFRLCSVQSAEGQAILAWFGLPTDAFETMAYVEGEALFVRSDAVLRIVAQLPGAWRWLAWPRILPRALRDWCYDRIALNRYRLFGRYKSCLMPDPDHQERFLDSAEPRS from the coding sequence ATGGCTCTACCACCCCATATCCAGGCCGGCGAGCGCGTGGTGCTGTTCGACGGCGTGTGTCGGCTGTGCAACGGCTGGGCGAAGTTCCTGATCCGCCACGACCGCGAGCGGCGCTTTCGCCTGTGCTCGGTGCAGTCCGCCGAGGGCCAGGCGATCCTGGCCTGGTTCGGCCTGCCCACCGATGCGTTCGAGACCATGGCCTATGTCGAGGGCGAGGCGCTGTTCGTGCGCTCCGACGCGGTGCTGCGCATCGTTGCCCAGCTGCCCGGCGCCTGGCGCTGGCTGGCCTGGCCGCGCATCCTGCCGCGCGCCTTGCGCGACTGGTGCTACGACCGCATCGCGCTGAACCGCTACCGCCTGTTCGGCCGCTATAAAAGCTGCCTGATGCCGGACCCGGATCACCAGGAGCGCTTCCTCGACAGCGCCGAGCCGCGCTCATGA
- a CDS encoding pyrimidine/purine nucleoside phosphorylase, with translation MFKVNEYFDGTVKSIGFAMAEGPATIGVMAPGEYEFGTAQLEVMHVVAGALTVKLPGSDNWETFAAGSQFTVPGNSKFQLKVAVDTAYLCEYR, from the coding sequence ATGTTCAAGGTCAACGAATACTTCGACGGCACCGTCAAATCCATCGGTTTCGCCATGGCCGAAGGCCCGGCCACCATCGGCGTGATGGCCCCCGGCGAATACGAGTTCGGCACCGCCCAGTTGGAAGTGATGCACGTGGTCGCCGGCGCCCTCACCGTCAAGCTGCCGGGCAGCGACAACTGGGAAACCTTCGCCGCCGGCAGCCAGTTCACCGTGCCGGGCAACAGCAAGTTCCAGCTGAAGGTAGCGGTAGACACCGCCTACCTGTGCGAATACCGCTAA
- a CDS encoding DUF1287 domain-containing protein, which yields MKSLSIVTLLLGLLLSLSAGAAIDPQQLVQAARSQVGVTLGYDPVYRRLDYPGGDVPLATGVCTDVLIRALRQQGLDLQKSVHEDMRAHFSAYPRNWGLQRPDRNIDHRRVPNLMTWFQRQGMALKVSDKPADYQAGDIVTWDLGRGLTHIGIVSDRTSPAGVPLVLHNIGRGTQEEDILFGFAITGHYRFVR from the coding sequence ATGAAGTCGCTGTCCATTGTCACGCTGTTGCTGGGGCTGTTGCTCAGCCTGTCCGCCGGGGCGGCCATCGACCCGCAGCAGCTGGTGCAGGCCGCGCGCAGCCAGGTCGGCGTGACCCTGGGCTACGACCCGGTCTACCGTCGGCTCGACTATCCCGGCGGCGACGTGCCGCTGGCCACCGGCGTGTGCACCGACGTGCTGATCCGCGCCCTGCGCCAGCAGGGGCTGGACCTGCAGAAGAGCGTGCATGAGGACATGCGCGCGCACTTCTCCGCCTACCCGCGCAACTGGGGCCTGCAGCGCCCGGACCGCAATATCGACCACCGCCGCGTGCCCAATCTGATGACCTGGTTCCAGCGCCAGGGCATGGCCCTGAAGGTCAGCGACAAGCCGGCGGACTACCAGGCCGGCGATATCGTCACCTGGGACCTGGGGCGCGGCCTCACGCATATCGGCATCGTCTCCGATCGCACCAGCCCGGCGGGCGTACCGCTTGTGCTGCATAACATCGGGCGTGGCACGCAGGAGGAGGACATCCTGTTCGGCTTCGCCATCACCGGTCACTATCGCTTCGTGCGATGA
- a CDS encoding ABC transporter transmembrane domain-containing protein: MSLLSASRREALRLAWRFVVPYRGRVIGALLALMFTAAITLSMGQGIRLLVDQGLATQSQAALKHSIGLFFVLVLALAVGTFSRFYLVSWLGERVVADIRRRVFDHLIELHPGFYESNRASEIQSRLTADTTLLQTVIGSSLSMALRNGIMLIGGVILLFVTNAKLSAIVVCSLPLVVAPILIFGRRVRALSRQTQDRVADVGSYIGETLGQIKTVQAYNHQSQDRQRFAGTVEAAFATAGKRIRQRAWLITVVIVLVLGAVGAMLWVGGMDVIAGRISGGDLAAFVFYSLIVGMAFGAISEVIGELQSAAGAAERIAELLRTRNLITAPAQGERLQLPERVSGALELRGVRFSYPSRPEHPAIDGIDLAVRAGETLALVGPSGAGKSTLFDLLLRFFDPQEGEILVEGLPIQRLDPLDLRRCFALVSQNPALFFGSVADNLRYGRPEATNAEVEAAARAAHAHEFIERLPQGYQTHLGEAGLGLSGGQRQRLAIARALLSDAPILLLDEATSALDAESEHLIQQALPELMRGRTTLVIAHRLATVKNADRIAVIDRGRLQAIGTHGELVLSNPLYARLAELQFNTERRERD, from the coding sequence ATGAGCCTGCTGTCCGCGAGCCGGCGTGAGGCGCTGCGCCTGGCCTGGCGCTTCGTCGTGCCCTATCGCGGGCGGGTGATCGGCGCCTTGCTGGCACTGATGTTCACCGCCGCCATCACCCTGTCCATGGGTCAGGGCATCCGCCTGCTGGTGGACCAGGGCCTGGCCACCCAGTCGCAGGCCGCGCTGAAACACTCCATCGGCCTGTTCTTCGTCCTGGTGCTGGCGCTGGCGGTCGGCACCTTCAGCCGCTTCTACCTGGTCAGCTGGCTTGGCGAACGGGTGGTGGCCGATATCCGCCGACGCGTGTTCGACCACCTGATCGAGCTGCACCCCGGCTTCTACGAGAGCAACCGCGCCTCGGAGATCCAGTCGCGCCTGACTGCCGACACCACGCTGCTGCAGACGGTGATCGGCTCCTCGCTGTCCATGGCCCTGCGCAACGGCATCATGCTGATCGGCGGGGTGATTCTGCTGTTCGTCACCAATGCCAAGCTCAGCGCCATCGTGGTCTGCTCGTTGCCGCTGGTGGTGGCACCGATTCTGATCTTCGGCCGCCGCGTACGCGCGCTGTCCAGGCAGACCCAGGACCGCGTCGCCGATGTCGGCAGCTACATCGGCGAGACCCTCGGCCAGATCAAGACGGTGCAGGCCTACAACCACCAGAGCCAGGACCGCCAGCGCTTCGCCGGCACCGTGGAGGCGGCCTTCGCCACCGCGGGCAAACGCATCCGCCAGCGCGCCTGGCTGATCACCGTGGTCATAGTCCTAGTGCTCGGCGCGGTGGGCGCCATGCTCTGGGTCGGTGGCATGGACGTGATCGCCGGGCGCATCAGTGGCGGCGACCTGGCCGCCTTCGTGTTCTACAGCCTGATCGTCGGCATGGCCTTCGGCGCCATCAGCGAGGTGATCGGCGAGCTGCAGAGCGCCGCCGGCGCCGCCGAGCGCATCGCCGAGCTGCTGCGCACGCGCAATCTGATCACCGCACCTGCGCAGGGCGAGCGGCTGCAGCTGCCCGAACGGGTGAGCGGTGCGCTGGAGCTGCGCGGTGTGCGCTTCAGCTACCCGAGCCGGCCGGAGCATCCGGCCATCGATGGCATCGACCTGGCCGTGCGCGCTGGCGAGACCCTGGCGCTGGTCGGCCCCTCCGGCGCCGGCAAGTCGACCCTGTTCGATCTGCTGCTGCGCTTCTTCGACCCGCAAGAGGGCGAGATCCTGGTCGAGGGCCTGCCGATCCAGCGTCTCGACCCGCTCGACCTGCGCCGCTGTTTCGCCCTGGTGTCGCAGAACCCGGCGCTGTTCTTCGGCAGCGTGGCGGACAACCTGCGCTATGGCCGACCCGAGGCCACGAATGCCGAGGTCGAGGCGGCCGCGCGCGCGGCGCACGCCCACGAGTTCATCGAGCGTCTGCCGCAGGGCTACCAGACCCACCTGGGCGAGGCCGGGTTGGGGCTTTCCGGCGGCCAACGCCAGCGCCTGGCGATCGCCCGCGCGTTGCTTAGCGACGCGCCGATCCTGCTGCTCGACGAGGCCACCAGCGCGCTGGACGCCGAGAGCGAGCACCTGATCCAGCAGGCCCTGCCGGAGCTGATGCGCGGGCGTACCACCTTGGTGATCGCCCACCGCCTGGCCACGGTGAAGAATGCCGACCGCATCGCGGTGATCGACCGCGGCCGCCTGCAGGCCATCGGCACGCATGGCGAGCTGGTGCTGAGCAACCCGCTGTATGCCCGGCTGGCCGAGCTGCAATTCAATACCGAGCGCCGCGAGCGCGACTGA
- a CDS encoding PA1571 family protein produces the protein MQPTQQPSQAQVVPFNPQQPVGGAIIDAEGREIPITEQMILQACRELEQSLQQRQAG, from the coding sequence ATGCAGCCCACCCAACAGCCCAGCCAGGCCCAAGTCGTGCCCTTCAACCCGCAGCAGCCGGTCGGCGGCGCCATCATCGATGCCGAGGGCCGGGAAATCCCCATCACCGAGCAGATGATCCTGCAGGCCTGTCGCGAACTGGAACAGAGCCTGCAGCAGCGCCAGGCCGGCTAG
- a CDS encoding NAD(P)-dependent oxidoreductase, with product MAKVAFIGLGVMGFPMAGHLAREGHEVCVYNRSPAKAQQWQDEFAGTTAPTPREAAQGAEFVMTCVGNDDDLRSVLLGPDGAFAGMAPASVLVDHTTASANVARELAVIAAERELGFLDAPVSGGQAGAENGMLTVMVGGEESFYKRAEPVIDAYAKMIKLMGPVGSGQLTKMVNQICIGGLVQGLAEALHFAQCAGLDCHAAMEVISKGAAQSWQLENRHQTMLAGKFDFGFAVDWMRKDLSILLEEARRNGAQLPVTALVDQFYSDVQAMGGGRWDTSSLIARLKQRS from the coding sequence ATGGCAAAGGTGGCATTCATTGGCCTGGGCGTGATGGGTTTTCCCATGGCCGGGCATCTGGCGCGCGAGGGGCATGAGGTCTGTGTGTACAACCGTTCGCCGGCCAAGGCGCAGCAGTGGCAGGACGAGTTCGCCGGCACGACGGCGCCGACCCCGCGCGAGGCCGCCCAGGGCGCCGAGTTCGTGATGACCTGCGTGGGCAACGATGATGACCTGCGCAGCGTGCTGCTGGGGCCGGATGGTGCTTTCGCCGGCATGGCGCCGGCCAGCGTGCTGGTCGACCATACCACCGCCTCGGCCAATGTTGCCCGTGAGCTGGCGGTGATTGCCGCCGAGCGCGAGCTGGGCTTTCTCGATGCGCCGGTGTCCGGCGGCCAGGCGGGCGCGGAGAACGGCATGCTGACGGTGATGGTCGGTGGCGAGGAGAGCTTCTACAAGCGTGCCGAGCCGGTCATCGATGCCTACGCCAAGATGATCAAGCTGATGGGGCCGGTGGGCAGTGGCCAACTGACCAAGATGGTCAACCAGATCTGCATCGGTGGCCTGGTCCAGGGCCTGGCCGAGGCGCTGCACTTCGCCCAGTGCGCAGGGCTAGACTGTCACGCGGCGATGGAGGTGATCAGCAAGGGCGCGGCGCAGTCCTGGCAGCTGGAGAACCGTCACCAGACCATGCTGGCTGGCAAGTTCGACTTCGGCTTCGCCGTGGACTGGATGCGCAAGGACCTGTCGATCCTGCTGGAGGAGGCTCGCCGCAACGGCGCGCAGCTGCCGGTGACGGCGCTGGTCGACCAGTTCTACTCCGATGTGCAGGCCATGGGCGGTGGCCGCTGGGATACTTCCAGCCTGATCGCCCGGCTCAAGCAGCGCAGCTGA